One window from the genome of Rhizoctonia solani chromosome 15, complete sequence encodes:
- a CDS encoding TPR-2 domain protein, whose amino-acid sequence MEDCEDIDQWEVASDSDSHDDYEESDELDEYDNQSTKAGDHIEPTRSGGIAQTHETDGSAESQIMGDFDRKVKEIQLSNSETQSIGEAWDFTIADYDPDNFDLQDELRQATGIGKRKGKGRARGPRQVHLSQEVNHFLGQAHSAYASGDRETAIKLLQDVIAIEPGIANAWATLAFCYEDVGDTSRALKLRIMAAHLEGDVDQWAELGLKSREIGSMEQAVYCYRNSARLDKTNPDVLWDYAFCLRESGQTQKAIKTYESILQILPHDLTILSQLRGLLIQTGDLSRAMEYYYAAFEHYITSAPQPAISETRADMVIDPLLASSSAPEMVDTTNSFGLREIATLADLLSGLGEHARAVDVVIRGAEWLGQVPKGSDELSIGERLDVNLRMRLAVAKLRLGVIEAGKDHACIILAHDVNEYYELHTELADVFYEIGHYEDAVTIYERLACQPHTSSLHVLNQIGSCHKQMKNYTAARDVYQRIIDVDPEEHDAKMRLAEIYDILNEKRLALDLVNQVIMAREQALSRASASGAHTPAEASLFAERAPVNSASMPKKHVNKPTLTPAEIQRMERERIDTVVRGFKRLKEVNPGEIRPSLEEGSERRWDEWLSVAEELARIFMGEKKLFISDRYKEFSGLKRQSKRSKTEDIGTAIPKTATAAHDYLKVSLSEWLKFLIQYAFVITKHRGLYTEARDLLNKLSLSNAYQEWKKQNTIWFALLTVAVQERHVKDITEYARRLITRHQFSNDALRLLLASLGGGITAAEAFVDSALQKYFFREMIQFERAAKGEPAVFVGGGRNRWDFGNGKSGNDEDDGEGTGPSAKGSGPSASANASNPHPVLPTKESPTYVTAYGQISGGTRSYQSAIYYLLKAYDMAPNDPVICLSLGAACIGRAMQRQADNRNHMVTQGFAFLSKYRTIRACESALKSEEVDYNLGRGFQQLGLQAFAQKHYQAALESVEKRQKADPNAPLGIAKEAAYNLSLIYVISGSARLAQELYRRWLSL is encoded by the exons ATGGAGGATTGTGAAGATATTGATCAATGGG AGGTGGCTTCTGACTCGGATTCTCATGATGACTATGAAGAATCCGACGAGCTTGACGAGTATGATAACCAGTCAACGAAAGCCGGAGACCATATTGAACCAACACGTTCTGGAGGAATAGCTCAGACTCATGAGACGGACGGAAGTGCAGAATCTCAAATTATGGGTGATTTTGA TCGTAAAGTGAAGGAAATACAGCTCTCCAACTCAGAAACTCAATCAATCGGGGAGGCTTGGGACTTCACTATCGCCGACTATGATCCTGATAATTTCGACCTTCAAGATGAGTTGCGCCAGGCGACTGGGATAGGGAAGCGCAAGGGGAAAGGC CGTGCGCGTGGTCCTCGTCAAGTTCACTTATCGCAAGAAGTCAATCATTTCCTCGGGCAAGCACATAGTGCTTATGCATCAGGCGACCGTGAAACAGCGATCAAACTTTTGCAGGATGTGATTGCAATTGAGCCCGGGATCGCTAATGCATGGGCAACCCTTGCATTTTGTTACGAAGACGTTGGTGACACTTCGCGTGCCTTGAAATTGAGGATCATGGCTGCACATCTAGAGGGTGATGTAGATCAATGGGCGGAACTCGGTTTGAAATCAAG GGAGATTGGCTCTATGGAACAGGCCGTATATTGCTATCGTAATTCTGCCCgtttggacaagaccaaccCCGATGTTTTATGGGACTATGCATTTTGTCTTCGCGAATCGGGTCAGACGCAGAAG GCAATAAAAACCTATGAGTCCATCCTTCAGATCCTTCCTCACGACTTGACCATATTATCACAACTTCGTGGACTTCTTATTCAAACCGGCGATCTTTCACGCGCGATGgaatattactatgcggCTTTTGAGCACTATATCACTTCGGCACCTCAACCCGCTATCTCTGAAACTCGTGCGGATATGGTCATTGATCCGCTTCTTGCTTCATCATCTGCACCTGAAATGGTAGACACGACCAACAGTTTTGGGTTGCGTGAGATTGCAACTCTAGCTGACCTACTCTCTGGGCTTGGCGAGCATGCTCGTGCGGTAGACGTTGTGATCCGAGGAGCTGAGTGGTTAGGTCAAGTACCCAAAGGATCCGATGAATTGAGCATAGGAGAGAGACTTGATGTTAATTTGAGGATGCGCTTGGCAGTTGCCAAACTTAGGCTGGGGGTGATCGAAGCTGGGAAG GACCATGCATGTATCATCCTTGCGCATGACGTTAATGAGTACTACGAACTTCACACAGAGCTTGCGGATGTCTTTTATGAGATCGGTCACTATGAGGATGCTGTCACCATTTACGAGCGACTCGCATGTCAGCCCCAC ACCAGTAGCCTACACGTCCTTAATCAGATTGGATCTTGTCATAAGCAAATGAAAAACTACACTGCAGCCAGGGATGTTTACCAAAGAA TCATCGATGTTGATCCTGAAGAGCATGATGCAAAGATGAGGCTGGCTGAAATCTATGACATTTTGAATGAAAAGCGACTGGCTTTAGATTTGGTAAATCAAG TTATCATGGCGAGGGAGCAAGCCCTATCTCGCGCTTCGGCCTCTGGAGCACACACACCCGCTGAAGCCTCTCTTTTTGCTGAACGAGCACCCGTGAATTCTGCTTCAATGCCAAAGAAACATGTCAACAAACCAACATTAACTCCCGCTGAAATCCAGCGCATGGAGCGTGAACGGATTGACACCGTAGTTCGAGGTTTCAAGAGATTAAAGGAAGTGAATCCCGGCGAGATACGCCCGAGCCTGGAAGAAGGTTCTGAGAGGAGGTGGGACGAATGGTTATCTGTGGCCGAAGAATTGGCTCGTATTTTTATGGGAGAGAAGAAATTGTTCATTTCTGACCGC TATAAGGAGTTTTCAGGTTTGAAGAGACAATCTAAACGGAGTAAAACCGAAGACATAG GCACAGCTATCCCCAAGACAGCAACTGCCGCACATGACTATCTGAAAGTATCCCTGTCAGAATGGCTCAAATTTTTAATTCAA TATGCGTTCGTTATCACGAAACACAGGGGCCTTTACACTGAAGCAAGGGATTTGTTGAATAAATTATCTTTATCAAATGCATACCAAGAATGGAAGAAACAAAATACTATCTGGTTCGCGCTGCTCA CCGTGGCTGTCCAGGAACGGCACGTCAAGGACATAACCGAATATGCTCGCAGACTCATCACCCGACACCAGTTTAGTAACGACGCATTACGCTTGTTACTCGCTTCATTGGGCGGCGGAATAACTGCAGCAGAGGCCTTTGTCGATAGCGCACTACAAAAATACTTTTTCCGAGAGATGATCCAATTTGAGCGGGCTGCGAAGGGAGAGCCTGCGGTGTTTGTCGGAGGCGGCCGAAATCGGTGGGATTTTGGAAACGGGAAATCAGGAAATGACGAGGATGATGGGGAAGGTACAGGTCCTTCGGCGAAAGGATCTGGTCCGAGTGCTAGTGCAAATGCGTCCAACCCGCACCCGGTTCTGCCAACCAAGGAAAGCCCCACTTATGTAACAGCCTATGGTCAGATTTCTGGAGGCACGAGAAGCTACCAGAGCGCGATAT ACTACTTACTGAAAGCATATGATATGGCGCCCAATGACCCGGTTATATGCTTGAGCCTTGGAGCTGCATGTATCGGACGTGCAATGCAAAGACAAGCGGATAACCGAAACCATATGGTAACACAG GGGTTTGCATTTTTGTCAAAATATAGGACGATACGGGCATGCGAAAGCGCATTAAAATCCGAAGAAGTTGATTACAACTTAGGACGAGGATTCCAACAACTTG GCCTCCAAGCTTTCGCACAAAAGCATTACCAAGCTGCCCTGGAGAGTGTAGAAAAGCGCCAAAAAGCAGACCCAAATGCGCCG CTTGGTATTGCAAAAGAGGCTGCATACAATCTCTCCCTGATCTATGTTATCTCTGGGTCAGCCCGGTTGGCCCAAGAATTGTACCGGCGCTGGCTAAGCCTCTAA
- a CDS encoding protein-histidine kinase: protein MKVTIAEGPGVRQLKLIGSPHGSTSTTSSSRSDHSSNDALQPPNASYPSHSHSHSTSRARFMRNNTMLGRCIYEVWDASLIGPAIERAFAGERVVQEMEIEGRWFRTQCTPMREEWDVYADGGGGGVVGPGAVDQEEDRRPVVGVVGVSVDITERKIAEVKLRESFAERSRLLASETAAKEASRLKSQFLANMSHEIRTPIAGVIGLSELLCDTNLNPEQRGIAENIQRSADALLTVINDILDFSKVEMGKLDIDHIPFSLGIVILDTKKMLSFATSKKGLTFREEANLAYTGRVMGDPGRLRQVLTNLLTNSIKFTSEGSITLRAVEEFEDAETVRVRFSIEDQGVGIAESIRQRLFQPFSQADSSTARRYGGTGLGLTISKNLVELMGGHIGLESKEGQGTCAWFSIPFQKAQDEGKPSLYELSMEETIGAQSPMTPQTNNGLLGSNLVNGMAPRPSGSLQRPRQSIWVLVAEDNLINQQIALKTLRKMNFNAEAVDNGKEVLAAIERRTYDLILMDCQMPEMDGYEATLCIRQLESAEARSVPIIAMTASAIRGDKEKCLKVGMSDYLSKPVKRQALEAMLVRWLYDETYRQELSRWFSPPPQHSASLTSPYHMPTLEYE from the exons ATGAAAGTCACGATAGCCGAAGGCCCCGGTGTCCGACAACTCAAACTCATCGGCTCGCCGCACGGCTCAACATCGACCACATCCTCCTCCCGATCAGACCACTCGTCCAACGACGCACTACAACCCCCCAACGCATCCTACCCTTCCCACTCTCACTCCCACTCCACATCGCGCGCGCGGTTCATGCGGAACAACACGATGCTCGGACGGTGCATATACGAAGTATGGGACGCGAGCTTGATTGGCCCCGCCATTGAGCGCGCGTTTGCGGGCGAGCGGGTCGTGCAGGAGATGGAGATTGAGGGAAGGTGGTTTAGGACGCAGTGTACGCCGATGAGGGAGGAGTGGGACGTGTATGcggatggtggtggtggtggtgttGTTGGGCCTGGTGCGGTCGATCAGGAGGAGGATAGGCGGCCTGTGGTTGGGGTTGTTGGGGTCAGCGTG GATATTACTGAGAG gaaaattgctgAAGTCAAGCTTCGAGAATCGTTTGCTGAACGGTCGAGGCTTTTGGCTTCCGAGACGGCCGCCAAAGAGGCCAGCCGACTGAAATCTCAATTCTTGGCCAACATGTCTCATGAAATCCG AACACCGATCGCAGGCGTAATCGGCCTGTCCGAACTACTCTGCGACACCAACCTCAACCCCGAACAACGCGGAATAGCCGAAAACATACAAAGATCGGCAGATGCGCTATTGAC AGTGATCAATGACATATTGGACTTTTCAA AGGTTGAGATGGGCAAGTTGGATATTGATCATATTCCATTCTCCCTTGGGATTGTGATATTGGATACTAAGAAGATGCTTTCTTTTGCTACGAGTAAAAAG GGCCTCACATTTAGAGAAGAAGCCAATCTTGCCTATACCGGACGAGTGATGGGTGACCCAG GAAGACTACGTCAAGTCCTCACTAACCTCCTCACAAACTCGATCAAGTTCACCTCCGAGGGATCCATCACCTTGCGCGCCGTCGAAGAATTCGAAGACGCCGAAACCGTGCGTGTGAGATTCTCGATCGAGGACCAAGGCGTCGGGATCGCAGAGTCGATTCGTCAGCGGTTGTTCCAGCCATTCTCGCAGGCTGATTCATCCACCGCTCGAAGGTACGGAGGTACTGGACTTGGATTGACCATTAGCAAAAAC CTGGTCGAGCTGATGGGTGGCCATATTGGACTTGAATCTAAGGAGGGCCAAGGAACTTGCGCCTGGTTCTCCATACCGTTTCAAAAGGCCCAGGACGAGGGCAAACCGTCATTGTACGAGCTCTCGATGGAGGAAACGATCGGTGCGCAAAGTCCAATGACACCACAAACGAACAACGGATTGCTAGGCTCCAACTTGGTCAACGGGATGGCACCCAGGCCATCTGGATCGCTGCAACGCCCACGTCAAAGCATATGGGTCCTGGTCGCGGAGGATAACTTGATCAATCAGCAGATTGCGCTAAAGACGTTGCGAAAAATGAACTTTAATGCGGAAGCCGTGGATAATGGAAAAGAAGTCTTGGCTGCGATAGAGAGGCGGACGTACGACTTGATCCTCATGGACTGTCAG ATGCCCGAAATGGATGGGTACGAAGCAACATTGTGTATCCGCCAACTGGAATCGGCAGAAGCACGCTCGGTACCAATCATCGCCATGACTGCGTCCGCCATTCGAGGAGACAAAGAAAAATGTCTCAAGG TCGGGATGTCCGACTATCTCTCGAAACCGGTCAAGCGACAAGCGCTGGAGGCAATGCTCGTTCGATGGCTTTACGACGAAACTTATCGGCAGGAGCTTTCTCGCTGGTTCTCACCGCCGCCTCAACATTCAGCTTCTTTAACCTCGCCTTATCATATGCCGACATTGGAATACGAGTGA
- a CDS encoding protein-histidine kinase, with protein MLDLHEAMRGLRFAPEALAVLDANRQVRVISRQAERLFGVPAAEIVGRTTTHLWASDARLTFTLALNEAAQRIGHADTAAPVIRRLKTDRTTVDMSVAAWHPTDDPMYATSKSPKNTLPAPRTIMIHECFYTISLRDIAAPRRTSRRSRKLLDHKAYLEIPTPSPTEDGGSPSVDFSPSLSPLVYSVPSQVISPPTTISPSSLSIPHRSAPSPTFSRSSSSPPPASLIDMLRDGVMDAIDTGVMALSVDGTVAVRNQKWLDITGGGEVGYFDLSRHSPAGSDHGSSSPPRIDFAAFVLSQIPTWHPSFILADVDFTSRLEPVDHPLYQAAVLGQVVAETQCGAIRLEGEAHYIQPQPKGLDNHAMELDENTFAPRPAAPTTELETPDSAEDHERSSPWDGPTADKSEIGTECARSETTGTLRAPSPATTMSSLPNDPNLWEVGPALDTEVAAPNESSGSYFPSVSSSSSRITSVPPAAAISSSSRPVLTGIPSSPIRKPHNAELSSSGSLPRGTKLILEISARPMRDVRGELIGGVMTVRDVTQKEKERMESIHHESDMQFERVCDCLPQIAWTARPDGYVTYFNKVWYEYTGVDPLNSEGLGWQGRFHPDDMPSTSAAWSHALHTGEMYETTYRCLRKDNVYRWMVGRAVPIKDAHGGIVKWVGTCTDIHDTVEALAESKRAKERLQMTLLHAAVTLWTVDQGK; from the exons ATGCTGGACCTGCACGAGGCGATGCGCGGGCTGCGGTTTGCGCCAGAAGCGCTGGCCGTGCTGGATGCGAACCGACAAGTGCGAGTTATTTCCCGACAAGCCGAGCGGTTGTTTGGTGTGCCCGCCGCGGAGATTGTTGGACGCACAACAACTCATTTATGGGCGTCCGATGCCAGATTGACGTTTACGCTTGCACTCAACGAGGCTGCACAGAGGATTGGTCATGCAGATACGGCAGCTCCGGTTATTCGCCGGCTCAAGACGGACAGGACCACGGTTGATATGAGTGTTGCTGCGTGGCACCCTACCGATGACCCG ATGTATGCTACTTCCAAGTCGCCCAAGAACACGCTGCCGGCTCCGCGCACAATCATGATTCACGAGTGCTTTTATACCATTTCCTTGCGGGATATAGCCGCACCTCGCCGCACCTCACGTCGTTCCAGAAAGTTACTCGACCATAAGGCATACCTTGAGATACCCACTCCCAGTCCAACAGAGGATGGAGGTTCTCCTTCTGTCGATTTTTCCCCGTCCCTGTCGCCTCTGGTCTATTCGGTCCCGTCACAGGTCATATCCCCTCCCACAACTATCAGTCCGTCCTCGTTGTCGATTCCACATCGCTCCGCACCGTCTCCAACATTCTCTCGATCATCCTCGTCCCCACCGCCAGCATCACTAATCGATATGCTGCGAGACGGCGTTATGGATGCGATCGACACCGGCGTCATGGCTCTATCCGTCGACGGAACGGTAGCGGTCAGAAATCAGAAATGGCTTGACATTACCGGTGGAGGAGAAGTAGGATATTTTGACCTATCTCGCCATAGTCCCGCAGGGAGCGACCATGGCTCGTCCTCTCCGCCCCGAATCGACTTTGCTGCTTTTGTTTTATCCCAAATCCCGACTTGGCACCCGTCTTTTATCCTCGCCGACGTGGACTTTACGTCCCGACTCGAGCCTGTGGACCATCCACTCTACCAAGCAGCCGTCCTCGGTCAAGTCGTGGCTGAAACTCAGTGCGGCGCTATTCGACTCGAAGGCGAGGCCCATTACATCCAGCCCCAGCCAAAAGGACTAGACAACCACGCGATGGAACTGGACGAAAACACATTTGCTCCTCGGCCCGCTGCACCCACCACCGAACTCGAAACCCCTGACTCGGCCGAGGACCACGAGCGTTCGTCGCCCTGGGACGGCCCGACGGCCGACAAGAGCGAGATCGGAACCGAGTGTGCTCGCTCCGAGACGACCGGCACACTCAGAGCGCCCTCTCCCGCTACGACCATGTCTTCGCTGCCCAACGACCCGAACCTGTGGGAAGTCGGACCTGCGCTCGATACCGAGGTGGCTGCGCCCAACGAATCGTCCGGGAGCTATTTCCCGTCGGtgtcgtcgtcgtcttctCGTATCACCAGTGTACCGCCCGCCGCCGCCATCTCGAGCTCGTCCCGCCCCGTACTCACCGGCATACCCTCAAGTCCCATCCGCAAACCACACAACGCCGAGCTTTCATCTTCGGGCTCGTTGCCCCGGGGCACCAAGCTCATTCTCGAAATCTCGGCCCGGCCCATGCGAGATGTTCGAGGCGAGCTCATCGGGGGCGTAATGACTGTGCGGGACGTCACGcaaaaggaaaaggagagGATGGAGAGCATTCATCACGAGAGCGACATGC AATTCGAGCGGGTGTGCGACTGTTTGCCCCAGATTGCATGGACGGCTCGCCCAGATGGGTACGTGACCTATTTTA ACAAAGTCTGGTACGAGTATACCGGTGTCGATCCGTTGAATTCGGAGGGACTGGGCTGGCAGGGACGGTTTCATCCGGACGATATGCCTTCGACGA GCGCAGCATGGTCTCACGCGCTGCATACCGGGGAAATGTACGAAACCACCTACCGATGTCTGCGCAAGGATAATGTCTACAGGTGGATGGTCGGGCGAGCCGTGCCTATTAAAGATGCGCATGGGGGGATTGTTAAATGGGTAGGCACTTGCACGGACATTCATGATACCGTCGAAGCTCTCGCCGAGTCCAAACGAGCCAAGGAAAGACTACAAATGACGCTTCTTCATGCGGCCGTGACGTTGTGGACTGTAGACCAAGGCAAGTAG
- a CDS encoding RNase H domain-containing protein, translated as MKSRFCQTSAPKIAGSVPRRHTGADFASTPHITRDCSRSENSHFWGPPWSWDTHIPHLSSGRKTRSENTTSPIHRIAALGHPLAEFATPYLAHPANPPNPSPEQLIIRSDSGGQKRDDYRNEVPSKISVLEECHASVHGYSDGHAVVSSGIRKIGVGYVIRAGKRTLSSESFGIGPRANIYNAEMLGILLAFLRAKKIAESQGNCNIHIFCDNQSAIKVIADLSRHPCQFASRSFIANVQTFLSGHPNRKVYVTWVPRHNGISGNKVADRLANQGANVPPTPIFNRATTWIGEHSTLTAVRSWRKSRQDHTNARINSNYYIPHLPALKLHLIFNDSRLGRDIECRLARFLTGHGHYGEYHAQFHHDVDPRCACREWEETITHLTTSCPATAGQRELLSEFSIGVSRPLLFGSHPGLEAVAKFIAKTGIGRRQGGPPATAQNF; from the exons ATGaagtccagattttgccagacatccgcacctaaaatcgcAGGATCCGTACCTCGAagacacacaggg gcggattttgccagcactccgcatataacgcgcgattgttcacgttcagaaaattcgcacttttggggtccaccgtggtCATGggacacgcatataccccaCCTTAGCAGCGGACGAAAAACACGTTCGGAAAACACCACATCCCCCATCCACCGTATCGCAGCACTCGGCCACCCCCTAGCAGAGTTTGCCACCCCATACCTGGCTCACCCAGCAAACCCTCCCAACCCGTCCCCCGAACAACTGATCATAAGAAGCGACTCAGGCGGCCAAAAACGAGACGACTACCGCAACGAAGTCCCATCCAAAATCAGCGTCCTTGAAGAGTGTCACGCCAGCGTTCATGGCTATTCAGATGGGCACGCGGTGGTGTCCAGTGGCATTCGGAAAATCGGCGTCGGCTACGTTATACGTGCCGGAAAAAGGACCTTGTCATCTGAGTCGTTTGGGATTGGGCCCAGAGCCAACATATATAATGCAGAAATGCTTGGGATTTTACTTGCGTTCTTGAGAGCTAAGAAAATTGCCGAAAGTCAAGGTAATTGCAACATCCACATCTTCTGCGACAACCAATCCGCCATCAAAGTCATAGCCGATCTATCTCGTCACCCGTGCCAGTTTGCGTCCAGATCATTTATCGCAAACGTACAAACGTTCCTCAGTGGTCATCCGAACCGCAAAGTTTACGTCACTTGGGTACCCAGACATAACGGAATCAGCGGCAACAAAGTGGCGGACCGACTAGCTAACCAGGGAGCCAACGTACCACCCACTCCCATATTCAATCGCGCCACAACGTGGATCGGGGAACATTCCACACTAACGGCAGTACGATCGTGGCGAAAATCAAGGCAAGATCACACCAACGCTCGCATCAACTCGAACTATTATATCCCCCATCTGCCCGCACTTAAACTACACCTGATATTCAACGACAGCAGGCTCGGCAGGGACATCGAGTGCCGACTAGCCCGGTTCCTCACAGGACACGGACATTACGGCGAGTACCACGCGCAATTTCACCACGACGTGGACCCAAGATGTGCGTGCAGAGAGTGGGAAGAGACAATCACACACTTGACAACATCCTGTCCCGCTACGGCGGGACAAAGAGAGCTTCTTAGTGAGTTTTCCATTGGAGTATCTAGGCCTTTACTGTTTGGCTCCCACCCAGGTCTGGAAGCGGTCGCAAAGTTCATCGCCAAGACGGGTATTGGCAGAAGACAAGGAGGCCCGCCGGCAACCGCCCAGAATTTTTAG